GTGCGGGCGATGATCGCTCGGTCAAGCTGGTTCGTTTCGAACACGTCTCCGCAGACGAGGACGAACTCCGCACCTTCCTCGACGGCGAGCGCACCGATGCGAGCGACTGCGTCGAGACGGGCGCGGTGGAACCTCGGTCGCGCTTCTTCGCTGAGGTAGTGCGCGGTCATACCCAGCTGCCAGTCGCCCGTGGCGATGAATCTCATCTGTCCCTCCTCGATCGCTCCCATCTTACGGTCGCAGATTCACCCTATCGGCAGGCACTGACTCAAGTGATCTGCCCCACATACATACCCTCAAATCGAGACTTAGGTTAGGCTAATCATTTGTGAACGCGATTGCACTGACAGCCACCGGCCTCAATCTGGGCTACGACCGTACCGAGGTCGTCCATGACGTGAGCCTGACGATCGTCCCCGGACGGGTCACCGCCCTGCTCGGACCCAACGGGTCGGGCAAGTCGACCGTCCTGCGCTCATTGGCCCGTCTGCACCCGATCACCTCGGGCGACGTCGTCATCACCGAGGCGGACGCAGATACTCCATCAAGCAATCTGACGGCCAGAGAGTTCGCCCGGTTCGTCACCCTGCTGTCCCAGTCGCGCCCGCACCCGTCGGGCCTCAGCGTCCGTGAGATCGTCACTTTCGGCCGCCACCCGCACCGCAAGCGCTTCGCCGGACTCACCGAGGCCGATCACAGTGCGATCGATCGTGCGCTGACGCTGACCGGAACCACGGCGATGGCCGGTCGCCCGGTCGACCAGCTCTCCGGCGGAGAACTCCAACGCGTATGGCTGGCGACCTGCCTGGCGCAGGACACCGGCGTGCTGCTGCTCGACGAACCGACGAACCATCTGGACCTGCGCTACCAGGTCGAGATCCTCGACCTCATGCGCGAACTCGCCGATGACCACGACATCGCCGTCGGTGTCGTCCTCCACGATCTCGAGCACGCGGCCACCGTGGCAGACCACGTCGTCCTGCTCGAACAGGGCCGCATCCGCTCGGTCGGCACCTGCGAGGACGTGCTCACAACCGAGGTCCTCAGCGAGGTCTACGGGCTGCCCATCACGACTCGGATCGACGCGGACACGGGCCTGGTCCGGATCGAGGCCCTCCACCGACGGTCCCGCCGCCCGGCCGCCACCCTCTGAGCGCCCGCCCTCAACCCCATGACGTTCACACCCTGATATCGCATCGCCTCAATCCCGATCACCGATCGGCCCACAGAAAGAAGACCATGACCACACCACCTCTGTCGCGCACCTCGTTCGCCGCTTTCGCTTCGGCAACGGCAATCTGCACACTGGCTCTCACCGGGTGCGGGACGACCGACACGGATGCTCCCGCTGATACGAAGTCGCAGGCTTCCGCATCATGCGCGGACGACTCGAGCACCACCTCGGCGGATCCGGTATCGGTCACCGACGACACCGGTCACGAGATCAAGCTGGACAAGCCGGCAGCGAAGGTCGTGTCCCTCGAATGGCAGTACACCGAGGATCTGCTCTCCCTCTGCGTAGACCCCGCCGCAGTCGCCGATGCGAAGGGCTTCACCACCTGGGACACAGCGGAGAAGCTGCCCGAGTCGACCACCGACGTCGGCACACGCCAAGAGCCCAATGTCGAATCGATCCTGTCGGCCGACCCGGATCTCGTCATCATCGAAACGACGAACCGCAAGGACAAGATCGTCGGTCAGCTCGAGGACCAGGGAATCCCCGTGATGGCGATGGCCGGCGCCGACGGAGAGGATCCCGTCAAGTACATGAAGGACACGTTCACCACTGTCGCCGAAGCCACCGGTCGCACCGAACGTGCCGAAACCGTCCTCGCCGACTTCGATGAGAAGCTCGAAGAATCGAAGAAGGCCATCGCCGAGGCGAACCCGGAGACCACCGAATTCGTCTACTTCGATGGCTGGGTCAACGGTTCGAATGTGGCGCTGCGTCCCTTCGGCCAGGGTTCGCTCATCGGCGAACTCGGTGAGGAGCTGGGGCTGAAGAACGCCTGGACCGGTGAGGTCGACCCCGCCTACGGACTCGGCCAGACCGATATCGAAGGCATCTCGAAGGTCGGCGACGCGAACTTCTTCTACACCGGAACCGACGACCCAGAGTCCGAGGACTATGTGGAGCTGCTGAAGAAGAACGACATCTGGGCGAACATCCCCGCTGTGAAAGAGGACCGCACCACGGCATTCCCTTCGGGGATCTGGACCTTCGGCGGACCCAAGTCCTCCGAGCAGGCCCTTGACGCCTACGTCGACGCTCTGACGAAGTAATCCGTGACCACTCCCCTGACCCGCCGGATGACCTCCGAACAGACGACCGCGGCTCCGGAACCGGCCATGGTTCCGGTCCGCGGTCGCGGTGCCGTCGGTGCCCTCTCGACCACTGCCGCCCTGCTCGGACTCGTCGTCGTCCTCGTCATCGCGTCCGCTTGGCACATCACGCAGGGAACCTCGGGCATCGGCATCAGGGAACTGTTCACGGCCGTGACCGGCACGCTCTCCCCCGCCGAGGATGGCCCAAGCGCCCGTGACATCCTGCTGGGATCCCGGCTGCCGCGCGTGGGTGCGGGCATCCTCGTCGGCCTCGCCTTGGGTGTGGCCGGCGCCCTGTTCCAATCGCTGGCGCGCAACCCCTTGGCATCGCCGGACACTTTGGCGGTCACCGGTGGTGCGTACTTCGCCGTCACTGTGGTCACTGCCTTCGGCGTTGCGATTCCGATCTGGGCCTCGGGAGGGGTCGCCTTCTTCGGCGGCCTGCTTGCCGCAGCCCTGGTCCTCGGCCTGGCCGGAGGCGCAGGAGCCTCGACAACTCGGCTCGTGTTGGCGGGCACGGCCACGGCGATGGCGCTGCAGGCGGCGACGTCGACTCTGCTCATCCTCTTCGCCGAAGAGACGACGAGTCTCTTCTCCTGGGGTTCGGGCACTCTCAACCAGCTCGACGGCACCGCAGCCCTGCGCAGCATTCCCGTCATCGCCGTCATCGCCGGCGGTGCGATCCTGCTGTCGAGGCGTCTGGACCTGCTCGGTCTCGGCGATGATGCCGCCTCGGTGCTCGGGGTTCCGGTCAGGTCGACGCGGGCCATCGGGATCCTCCTCGCTGTCATGCTCACCGCCACTGCGGTGACCCTGGCCGGCCCGATCGGCTTCGTCGGCCTCTGTGCCCCGGTCATCGCCCGACTCCTTGCCCGCGTCGTACCGGGCTTCGGGCGTCATGCCGTGCTCTTTCCGTCCGCCGGGCTCATCGGCGCGATCATCGTCATCGTCGCCGATGCCCTCCTGCGCGCGATCGTCGGTGCCAACGAGGCGATCACCCTGCCATCAGGTGTGACGACGACCGTGCTCGGGCGGTCGTCCTCGTTCTTCTGGCGCGATCAATGCGCACGGCATCACCGGCCGCGGCCACCTCGGCGGCGAACTCGACCGTGGTCGGTCCGCGACGGGCCGGCTTCGTCATCGGCGTCGGCGTCGTGGTCCTCATCCTCGTCGCCGTGACCGGTCTGCTCACCGGGGAACGGTTCTACCTCCTCGGCGATGTGCTGCTGTGGTTCCAGGACCGGGCGGCACCCGTCATCGATTTCGCCTTCGACTCACGAGCGCCGAGGGTCACCGCTGCCCTGGCCGCCGGTGCCGCGCTGGGACTCTCCGGCACCCTTGTCCAAGCCAGCGCGCGCAATCCCCTGGCCGAACCCGGCCTGCTCGGCATCACCGGTGGGGCCGGGTTGGGCGCCGTCATCGTCGTCACCCTCATTCCCGGCGCCGGGGTCGGCCTCGTCTCTGCGGTCGGCATCGTCGGCGCCCTGGTCGCCTTCGCCATCGTCTACGGACTCTCGTGGCGGGGCGGGATGAACACGGACCGCCTCGTCCTCATCGGCATCGGGCTGTGGTTCGGCTTCACGGCCCTGACCACACTGTTCCTCGTCCGAGCGAACCCATGGGACACTCCGGCCCTCTTCACCTGGCTCTCCGGGTCGACGTACGGAAGAACGTGGGCCGATATCGCTCCGGTTGCCCTCGCACTGCTCGTCGCCGTACCGGTGGCGTTCGTGTGGACGCGCGAGCTCGACCTGCTCGCGCTTGATGATGACACCCCACGGCTGGTCGGAGTTGCGCGTGAACCGGTACGTCTCGCGGTCCTCATCACCGCTGCCGTGCTCGCGGCGGTGAGCGTATCGGCCGTCGGCGTCGTCGGGTTCATCGGCCTCGTCGCCCCGCACGCCGCACGTGCTCTGGTCGGAGCCCGCCATATCCGGGTGGTGCCCACGGCGATGCTCGTCGGGTCCATAGGCCTCGTCGCCGCCGATGCGCTGGGGCGCTCGGTCATCGCTCCAGCGCAGATTCCGGCCGGTCTCATCGTCGCCCTCATCGGCGCCCCGTACTTCGTCTACTTGCTGGCGCGGTCGCGGGCGTGAACGCGGTGTAGGATCTGTCTTATTCTCATCCATCTCCGACAGGGGCGTCTGGTGGAGCTCGTCAAGTTCGACGGCATCGAGCTGGCCGTGGATCGATTCGGGGCGTGCCAGGATGAAGTGGTGCTGCTCATCGCCGGTGGCGGACAGTCGATGGACTGGTGGACGCCCGATTTCTGCCGGACGCTCAGTGGGCACGGCTTTCAGGTCATCCGCTACGACCATCGCGACACCGGTCGGTCGACTGCGAGTTCGCCCGGTCACCCGAGGTACACAGGAGAGGATCTCGTCACCGATCCCCTTCGCATCCTCGACCAGCTAGGAATCGCGTGCGCTCATCTCATCGGACTGTCGATGGGAGGCGGCATAGCCCAGGTCATCGCTGTCAGATTCCCCGAGCGGGTGCGCACCCTGACGCTCATGGAGTCCTCGCCTGCTGGAGGAGACCCTGGACATCTGCCGCCGCCGACAGCCGAAGTCCAATCGACCTTCGCCGCAGATCCCCCGAACATCGACTGGTGCGACCGGGCCGCCGTCGTCGACCATCGAGTCAACGTCGAACGCTCGTATGCTGGGACGTCGGGATTCGACGTCCGCCGCACTCGGGAGATCGCCGCAACTGAGGTTGACCGGACCACGGACATGGAATCGTCGATGACCAATCATTTCCTCGTCGCCTCGGGCCCCGATGTCGATCCCGCCGCTATCGCCGCCCCTACCCTTGTCATCCACAGCACCGCGGACCCGTTGTTTCCCGCAGCACATGGTCGGGCACTGGCCGAGATGATCCCCCACTGCGACATTCTCATGCTCGAGGGAACGGGCCACGAAGCTCCTCCTCCGAGCCAGTGGAGCACAGTGATTCCCCGACTGCTCACTCACCTGCGGCAACCGACCGGTCCGGTCGGAAGCGTCGGCGACGTCCCATCTTCCGACTCCAGCTGGTTGGACGATATCCACAGGGGCTACGACATCGACGCCGAAAGCTACGCCCGCGAAGTGGAGGGGCTGCTCGAGGGCAGCCCCCACCTTCGGGCAAGTCTGCGCGTCTTCGCGGAGCTGATCGGCGAGGACACGGGAGAACGCGTGGCCGACGTCGGCTGCGGCACGGGCTACGTGACCGGCTATCTCAATGATCTGGGAGTGAACGCCTTCGGCATCGACATCTCTCCTGAAATGTTGAAGATCGCTCGCCACGATCATCCCTCATGCCATTTCGAGATCGGCACGATGACGCAGCTGAGCGCAGAGGATGCACAGCTGGCGGGAATCGTCGCCTTCTGGTCGATTGTGCACGTTCCCGACAGTGCCATGCCCGACGTCATGACCGAGTTCAGACGGGTTCTGCGTTCCGGAGGACTGCTGCTCGTGGGGTTCCACGTCGGCGACGGTGCGGAACACACGTCACGGGGATATTCCGGACGGGCCGTCAGCTTCGACAGCTTCCTGAGACATCCGAACACCGTCGGACAGTGGATGCGCGACGCCGGCTTCACGGTGATCTCTGAGTTGGCTCTTCGTCCCGCTGATCCTTCGCCGGGTGCCCTCCTGCTCGCCCGTGCAGATTCTCAGCCGTCGGCCGCCTGCGCTGGGCCTGCCTCCAGTCCCGAGAACGTTCACGAATGAGGTCGAATCGTGACGGGATTCGGCGATGTGTGCCTGTGTGAGGTGGGATGCGGGAACGTTCCCAGCCGCCGCGTTGAGGCACCCGCCGTGATCGCTGAGAAGGAGGCCTGAGTACCGCTCTGCTTCTGCAGCGCACGTGCTGGCGACGAAAGGAAGCCACCGAATCGAGATGGATTCGGCGGCTCCTCTCTACGGTTCGACCGTCAGATGATGCCTGTAGGCACAAGCAGTGCCCATGCGAGAAGCGGGGCGATGAGGACGACGAACCCGGCGTAGATCATGAGGTCACGCCAGATCGTCTTCACCTCGCTGCCCTGTGTGTTAGCAATGATGAGAGCACCGTCCGTTGAGAAAGGCGAGACATCGACAATCGTCGCCGACACGGCGAGCGCCGACATGACTGCAGTCGCGCTGAGGGCACTCTGTTCCAATAGAGGTATGGACATCGGAATCAACGCGGTCAGCAGCGCAGTCGACGACGCGAAAGCTGAACTCACTCCTATGACATAGCAGAGAACGATCGCAACGATGAGTGGCGCACCAATTGCCACTGCCATCTTGGATAGCGAATCAATGACTCCAGCGTGAGTGAGCAAGCTGACATAGACGATCATGCCCGACACCAAGAGAACGGTCGACCACGAGATTCCGGATACGAGGTTCTCGGAGTTCTTCAATGACGTGAACGCCAGTACGAGCCCACACGCCAGCCCGAGGAAACCGATCGGCAACTCGAATCCGACTGCGCCGATGACCATAACGACGATGAGACTGATCGTCAGCCACACCTGCGGAGTTACCGCCGATGTCATCGTGGGCACCTCGGTTTCAACAGCCATTACCGTTCCGGAACCGCTGTTCGGCGCAGGCATCCCGCCTTCATAGTCAGGCTCCTTGCTTCCCGAACCGGCGTTTCGAGGGCCGCTCCAACTCTCTAGCGTGTCCGGATCGGGCACAGTGCGCAGTCGCCCGAGAGCTTTCATCACGACGACAGTCAGAATCGTGACCAGCAGATTGACAACGTAGGCAGCCAGGAAGAGAGCGCCGCCGTTGATCTCGAAGCCATTGGCCTCCGCAATGTCACGAACGATGTTTCCGGATACGGAGATCGGAGAGAACCCGCCAGCGTGTGCGCCGTTGATGACCATGGCACCCATGACCACTCCGCTGTACCCGGTCGATGCACAGAACCCCATGGCTGCCGGCGCCAACAGGGCAACGGCGGCGGGAGAGAAGGTGCCCATGGCCGTCAACAGCGATGAGACGACGAAGAAGATCCACGGCACGATATTGATGCGACCCCGGACTGCTCTGATTGCCAGATCCACGAGGATCCTGATAGTCCCGTTCTTCTGGGCAATGCTGAAGAAGAAAGTAACGCCGACGATCGTCAGCACAATGCTCGCGGGAAACTCTTCGAGGATCTCTTTGTCATCCATGCCGAAGACGAAAGTGCCGAAGACGAACGCCCCGACGAGGCCCATGATCCCGATGTTGATGGGCCATTTCGTAGCGGCGATGAACATCACCACCAACACCACGAGCATGAGTATCTGAACTAGGGACATGGGTGTTCCTCCAACTTCATTGTCAGTTGATCTTCCTCGAAAGGATTCAGGTATACCTAGGGCCGGTCGTCTATGAGACCAGCGGCAGATCTATGTCTGCGTGCGCAATCCGTCGCGCCACTCGCCTGACTCCGAGACGAGCGACTTCCCCCGACTCGGTGAGCTGGACTCGGCAGACGATGATGCCGACTGGGGTGCCGATTCGGACAGACACTTCGTTGGCGGCATCGGTGTTCTGAAGAATCCGCTTGTCGATGGCATCATTGACAAGACTTCCTTCGACGAACGAAGCCCGAGCCAGGGCAATCGCCGAGGTGATCCCGATAGCAGGATGCAGATCGAACATCGACACCATCCACGCAGAGATGTCGTAGTCTCCGGCTGAGATCTTCTCCCCCGAGATGCTGGTGTAGTCGGACGGTGGTGCGATGAGTCCCACTTTGGGCACGGCAGGGCTCGGTTCCTCGCTCTCCGCACTCAGTCCCATCGATCTCGAAGCCGCTGTCCGGATCGCAATGAGCTCCTGGAGTCTCAGGCGAACCTCCGCAGTCGGCTCTGACCCGGAGAGTCCGAGATCAGCAGAGTTGACGAAGCAGGCCGGAGCACCGGCATCGATGCAGGTGACCGCGATCGAGGAACCGTCGATGCTCACCTGCGTGACCGCTTCTCCGGTCGGCAGCAGTTCTCCGGTGGAAGCACCGTCAACATTCTCGAAGAAGACGTTGACTGAAATGCCCGGCATGGAGCTCCCAGGAATCGTCTCTGAGCCGTGAGCCGGAATTCGCTTGCCCGGTGTGGCCACTTGAGCAACCACGACGGAGCGAGTGTTCTCGTTCAGCATTCGCACTTCAGTGATTTCGCCGCAGGGCCGCACCAGACCGTTCTGGATGGCGTAGAGCGCAACAGCCGAAGCACAGTTGCCGCAGTTCGACGTGAACTCAACCGCCGACTGCCCGATACCGACCTGCGCAAAAAGGTAGCTGATGTCGATGCCGGGGATCGCCGAAGGCGAGATCACAGCGGCTTTGGAGGTCGTTGAGGAAGCCCCGCCGACTCCGTTGAGTTGACGGTCATCCCCCGACCCGAAAGCCGCAGACAAGGCTTGTGAGATCCCAGCTCTGTCCGCGGGCAACTCGTCATTGGCAAACAACCAGCACTTGGACGTTCCGCCCCTGTACCACTGGCCGTGGAGTTGACTTTCCACTCGCTTCTCCT
Above is a window of Brevibacterium siliguriense DNA encoding:
- a CDS encoding ABC transporter ATP-binding protein — encoded protein: MNAIALTATGLNLGYDRTEVVHDVSLTIVPGRVTALLGPNGSGKSTVLRSLARLHPITSGDVVITEADADTPSSNLTAREFARFVTLLSQSRPHPSGLSVREIVTFGRHPHRKRFAGLTEADHSAIDRALTLTGTTAMAGRPVDQLSGGELQRVWLATCLAQDTGVLLLDEPTNHLDLRYQVEILDLMRELADDHDIAVGVVLHDLEHAATVADHVVLLEQGRIRSVGTCEDVLTTEVLSEVYGLPITTRIDADTGLVRIEALHRRSRRPAATL
- a CDS encoding ABC transporter substrate-binding protein; this encodes MTTPPLSRTSFAAFASATAICTLALTGCGTTDTDAPADTKSQASASCADDSSTTSADPVSVTDDTGHEIKLDKPAAKVVSLEWQYTEDLLSLCVDPAAVADAKGFTTWDTAEKLPESTTDVGTRQEPNVESILSADPDLVIIETTNRKDKIVGQLEDQGIPVMAMAGADGEDPVKYMKDTFTTVAEATGRTERAETVLADFDEKLEESKKAIAEANPETTEFVYFDGWVNGSNVALRPFGQGSLIGELGEELGLKNAWTGEVDPAYGLGQTDIEGISKVGDANFFYTGTDDPESEDYVELLKKNDIWANIPAVKEDRTTAFPSGIWTFGGPKSSEQALDAYVDALTK
- a CDS encoding alpha/beta fold hydrolase, with translation MELVKFDGIELAVDRFGACQDEVVLLIAGGGQSMDWWTPDFCRTLSGHGFQVIRYDHRDTGRSTASSPGHPRYTGEDLVTDPLRILDQLGIACAHLIGLSMGGGIAQVIAVRFPERVRTLTLMESSPAGGDPGHLPPPTAEVQSTFAADPPNIDWCDRAAVVDHRVNVERSYAGTSGFDVRRTREIAATEVDRTTDMESSMTNHFLVASGPDVDPAAIAAPTLVIHSTADPLFPAAHGRALAEMIPHCDILMLEGTGHEAPPPSQWSTVIPRLLTHLRQPTGPVGSVGDVPSSDSSWLDDIHRGYDIDAESYAREVEGLLEGSPHLRASLRVFAELIGEDTGERVADVGCGTGYVTGYLNDLGVNAFGIDISPEMLKIARHDHPSCHFEIGTMTQLSAEDAQLAGIVAFWSIVHVPDSAMPDVMTEFRRVLRSGGLLLVGFHVGDGAEHTSRGYSGRAVSFDSFLRHPNTVGQWMRDAGFTVISELALRPADPSPGALLLARADSQPSAACAGPASSPENVHE
- a CDS encoding SLC13 family permease, with product MSLVQILMLVVLVVMFIAATKWPINIGIMGLVGAFVFGTFVFGMDDKEILEEFPASIVLTIVGVTFFFSIAQKNGTIRILVDLAIRAVRGRINIVPWIFFVVSSLLTAMGTFSPAAVALLAPAAMGFCASTGYSGVVMGAMVINGAHAGGFSPISVSGNIVRDIAEANGFEINGGALFLAAYVVNLLVTILTVVVMKALGRLRTVPDPDTLESWSGPRNAGSGSKEPDYEGGMPAPNSGSGTVMAVETEVPTMTSAVTPQVWLTISLIVVMVIGAVGFELPIGFLGLACGLVLAFTSLKNSENLVSGISWSTVLLVSGMIVYVSLLTHAGVIDSLSKMAVAIGAPLIVAIVLCYVIGVSSAFASSTALLTALIPMSIPLLEQSALSATAVMSALAVSATIVDVSPFSTDGALIIANTQGSEVKTIWRDLMIYAGFVVLIAPLLAWALLVPTGII
- a CDS encoding PrpF domain-containing protein — its product is MESQLHGQWYRGGTSKCWLFANDELPADRAGISQALSAAFGSGDDRQLNGVGGASSTTSKAAVISPSAIPGIDISYLFAQVGIGQSAVEFTSNCGNCASAVALYAIQNGLVRPCGEITEVRMLNENTRSVVVAQVATPGKRIPAHGSETIPGSSMPGISVNVFFENVDGASTGELLPTGEAVTQVSIDGSSIAVTCIDAGAPACFVNSADLGLSGSEPTAEVRLRLQELIAIRTAASRSMGLSAESEEPSPAVPKVGLIAPPSDYTSISGEKISAGDYDISAWMVSMFDLHPAIGITSAIALARASFVEGSLVNDAIDKRILQNTDAANEVSVRIGTPVGIIVCRVQLTESGEVARLGVRRVARRIAHADIDLPLVS